One genomic segment of Ictalurus punctatus breed USDA103 chromosome 4, Coco_2.0, whole genome shotgun sequence includes these proteins:
- the rassf9 gene encoding ras association domain-containing protein 9, giving the protein MAPFGRNFLKARLKSRSKETEETPTKEIQVLVGKEEKVVSGVTKHTTCADVVQALLEDHKTIPESKRLLHGEPKEFCLLERWKGFERALPPLTRILRLWNAWGDERPFIQFVLVKTSEFVAKRASKSKGLRSKRWEQGPVQYARNLPVERQKRMVKKAFRKLEKMQKPGSSEGSEEIDKMVQLIISQDYTIRQQLHQIRELDLELELVEQQLRENCLPDSKLTETANSQLLSLSIFQGEEQLQEYLYTSDGIAQLDLQVLRHQELIDELSRDIDLELRKAVSILDTEELEGATAANPALEFDPISALSSAESLELDTLQSELEASMRAGISLHTQTQDLEKELQHNATLLQTRNQEYQHLIAQLSSMQLEDCAEPSIPAYLKNPVRPDVSQKTTGTLRQKLSPSDVTDTDSDTGISSTHSQDSLSPCVDRQPPLDTDV; this is encoded by the coding sequence GTCTAAAGAAACAGAGGAGACACCAACTAAAGAAATCCAAGTTTTAGTAGGCAAAGAGGAGAAAGTTGTTTCTGGTGTCACCAAGCACACAACTTGTGCTGATGTGGTTCAGGCTTTACTGGAAGACCATAAGACCATACCAGAAAGTAAAAGACTCCTGCATGGAGAGCCAAAAGAGTTCTGTCTCCTGGAGCGGTGGAAGGGGTTTGAGAGGGCTCTGCCTCCCCTCACACGTATCCTCCGCTTGTGGAATGCATGGGGTGATGAGAGACCCTTCATACAGTTTGTCTTAGTGAAGACTAGTGAGTTTGTAGCCAAAAGGGCTTCAAAGTCTAAGGGGCTCAGGTCTAAGAGATGGGAGCAGGGTCCAGTGCAGTATGCCAGGAACCTTCCTGTGGAGCGCCAGAAACGCATGGTGAAGAAGGCCTTTCGCAAACTGGAGAAAATGCAGAAGCCAGGAAGCTCAGAGGGTTCTGAGGAAATTGACAAAATGGTGCAACTTATCATCTCCCAGGACTACACCATACGACAGCAACTCCACCAGATACGAGAACTGGACCTGGAGCTCGAGCTTGTGGAGCAGCAGCTGAGAGAAAACTGTCTGCCTGATTCCAAGCTCACTGAGACTGCTAACAGCCAATTGCTTTCATTGTCTATATTCCAGGGTGAGGAGCAACTGCAGGAATACCTGTATACCAGTGATGGTATTGCACAACTGGACCTACAGGTGCTCAGACATCAGGAACTCATTGATGAGCTTTCTAGAGACATTGACCTGGAGCTGAGGAAAGCTGTTTCCATATTGGATACTGAGGAACTTGAGGGGGCAACAGCTGCAAATCCTGCTTTGGAATTTGACCCCATCTCTGCCCTGTCCTCTGCAGAATCTTTAGAGCTGGATACCTTGCAGAGTGAGTTGGAGGCAAGTATGAGAGCAGGAATTTCCCTCCACACCCAAACCCAGGACCTAGAAAAGGAGCTTCAGCATAATgcaacattgctgcagaccagaAACCAGGAATACCAGCACCTTATTGCCCAGCTGAGCTCAATGCAGCTGGAGGACTGTGCTGAGCCATCCATCCCTGCTTATCTGAAGAACCCAGTCAGGCCTGATGTGTCCCAGAAGACCACAGGGACACTTCGACAGAAACTTTCACCTAGTGATGTGACAGACACAGACTCAGACACTGGCATTAGTTCTACTCATAGTCAGGACTCACTGTCTCCTTGCGTGGACAGACAGCCCCCTCTGGACACTGATGTCTAA